A single region of the Salvia miltiorrhiza cultivar Shanhuang (shh) chromosome 8, IMPLAD_Smil_shh, whole genome shotgun sequence genome encodes:
- the LOC131000368 gene encoding probable WRKY transcription factor 35: MQESDQSHSAADHSHANKKRKMGERVVVAVKIEGKDKKQHRNEGPPSDCWSWRKYGQKPIKGSPYPRGYYRCSTSKGCSAKKQVERCKTDASMLIITYTSTHNHPDPAPSSLSPHTKLTNAHHSHPTTPNQEQESETNPEETLNSGDDRLQFSQSPFVSTSDHAAPFEEILQTPGARYGDEASPLLKSEENDFYDELEELPTSSFFTAFMKSGFCEERITVNLS; the protein is encoded by the exons ATGCAAGAAAGTGATCAGAGTCATTCAGCAGCAGATCATTCACATGCAAACAAGAAAAG GAAGATGGGTGAGAGAGTTGTGGTTGCTGTGAAAATAGAGGGAAAAGATAAGAAACAGCATAGAAATGAAGGGCCTCCATCTGATTGCTGGTCTTGGAGAAAATATGGCCAAAAACCCATTAAAGGATCTCCTTATCCAAG GGGGTACTACAGATGCAGCACATCCAAGGGCTGCTCAGCCAAGAAGCAAGTTGAGAGATGCAAAACAGATGCATCAATGCTCATCATCACTTACACATCCACCCACAATCATCCAGACCCTGcaccttcctctctctctccccacaCCAAACTCACCAATGCCCATCACTCCCACCCCACAACTCCGAATCAAGAACAAGAATCAGAAACAAACCCAGAAGAAACACTGAATTCCGGAGATGACCGTCTTCAATTCTCCCAATCCCCATTCGTTTCCACGTCGGATCACGCAGCCCCCTTTGAGGAAATCCTTCAAACACCTGGCGCGCGCTACGGCGACGAGGCGTCGCCGCTGCTGAAATCGGAGGAGAATGATTTCTACGACGAGCTCGAGGAACTGcccacttcttccttcttcacGGCTTTCATGAAGAGCGGCTTCTGTGAGGAGAGGATTACTGTAAATCTATCTTGA
- the LOC131000366 gene encoding uncharacterized protein LOC131000366, producing the protein MSTIYISNSTENQPAKQCRAAVKEFGRIFCTTFLSLVPPLSLLLFARLSAIRHQTAVPNLHNNLYTKTTSVLGFPILAAAVAALAQGFAGDRRAWLIRGRRRLHGAVVWIFSMQVCLNLWIYGFVEVDDRMGGGGVGSLVSVRSLVLGLGLCETVVFWRRDVVKPAVEEAVLGLRGEEFNWVENVVLAAAFGCMWWRRLRREAEELVVMRRDVELVDVVGWLLYGSTAAVGGATVVKGLWWAVSRIFRRQPPVIGKVRAIDNSLIWV; encoded by the coding sequence ATGTCAACTATTTATATTTCTAATTCTACAGAAAATCAACCGGCTAAGCAATGCCGCGCCGCCGTGAAAGAGTTCGGCAGAATCTTCTGCACCACCTTCCTCAGCCTCGTGCCGCCGCTATCGCTCCTCCTCTTCGCCCGCCTCTCCGCCATCCGGCATCAAACGGCCGTGCCGAATCTCCACAACAATTTGTACACTAAGACGACGTCAGTCCTCGGCTTCCCAATACTCGCCGCCGCCGTTGCTGCTCTTGCTCAAGGCTTCGCCGGCGATAGGCGCGCTTGGCTTATCAGAGGACGGCGTCGTTTACATGGCGCGGTGGTTTGGATTTTCTCGATGCAAGTTTGTCTGAATTTGTGGATTTATGGGTTTGTGGAAGTTGATGATCGAATGGGCGGCGGCGGAGTTGGGAGTCTGGTTTCTGTGAGGAGTCTGGTTTTGGGGTTGGGATTGTGTGAAACGGTGGTTTTCTGGCGGCGGGATGTGGTGAAGCCGGCGGTGGAGGAGGCGGTTTTGGGGCTCCGAGGAGAGGAGTTTAACTGGGTGGAGAATGTTGTGTTGGCGGCGGCGTTTGGTTGCATGTGGTGGCGGAGGCTGAGGAGAGAAGCGGAGGAGCTGGTGGTCATGAGGAGAGATGTGGAGCTGGTGGATGTTGTGGGGTGGTTGTTGTATGGTTCCACAGCGGCCGTCGGCGGTGCTACGGTGGTCAAAGGTTTGTGGTGGGCGGTGAGTAGGATTTTCCGACGGCAACCGCCGGTGATCGGAAAGGTCCGTGCCATCGATAATAGTTTAATTTGGGTTTGA
- the LOC131000369 gene encoding uncharacterized protein LOC131000369: MEQSRGPPMDGTGASIKKKRSQTSRRPRPEGQPHPDQSPLSVAPVSDDMSKVSSDENIGDGNSGGKMFNLSQCVSRSLPVGGSNGTVSNGTCDGAGSENRPKKVKLKVGGVTRTLQTKSSSNGESGSGSTAKASQSSDNARPRQRLIPQESSDEYHSPPLNKKSTLKGVPWKDFSKSSFTFARDEMGRASAKNANEKHGDKSDSVRKSRRVPKKRVLDGEFDEDDEDDEIRYLEKLKTSRMAGYKDLEAQSTRKLQKGVKNENTEDVERRDSRKPRSGDTDYEEEDEVSSDGNAEGRNKKKQKRDLAELPSENKREIALTTRQRALLSKDAPEAGASQIEFPNGLPPAAPRKQKEKLTEVEQQLKKVEAAQRRRLQNEKAARESEAEAIRKILGQDSSRKKREEKMKKRQEELAQGKATNAQMLTTNTIRTVMGPTGTTVTFPQDLGLPRFFDSNPCSYPPPREKCAGPSCTNAYKYRDSKSKLPLCSLQCYKAVNEEMHTEKAC, from the exons ATGGAACAATCTAGAGGCCCACCAATGGACGGTACGGGGGCTTCTATTAAAAAGAAGAGAAGCCAAACATCACGTCGACCTAGACCTGAAGGGCAACCACACCCTGATCAATCTCCTCTATCGGTGGCACCAGTTTCAGATGATATGAGTAAGGTCTCTAGTGATGAGAACATTGGCGATGGAAACTCTGGGGGGAAAATGTTCAATTTGAGTCAGTGTGTGTCGAGGTCCTTACCTGTTGGTGGATCAAATGGTACTGTAAGTAATGGTACGTGTGATGGAGCAGGAAGTGAGAATAGACCGAAAAAAGTTAAGCTGAAGGTTGGTGGCGTGACACGCACACTTCAGACTAAATCTAGTTCTAATGGTGAATCAGGCAGTGGGTCTACGGCAAAAGCCAGTCAATCCTCTGATAATGCTCGGCCACGACAGAGGCTGATCCCACAG GAAAGTTCGGATGAATACCATTCCCCACCTCTCAATAAGAAAAGCACCTTGAAAGGCGTCCCGTGGAAAGATTTCTCGAAAAGTAGTTTCACTTTTGCAAGGGATGAGATGGGGCGGGCATCGGCAAAAAATGCTAATGAGAAGCATGGAGATAAGTCAGATTCAGTTCGTAAGAGCAGAAGGGTTCCTAAGAAACGAGTTTTAGATGGGGAATTTGATGAAGATGACGAAGATGATGAGATAAGGTACTTGGAGAAACTGAAGACTTCAAGGATGGCTGGATATAAGGATTTGGAGGCACAGTCAACCAGAAAATTGCAGAAGGGCGTGAAGAATGAAAATACAGAAGATGTTGAAAGGCGAGATTCCAGGAAACCCAGATCTGGAGACACGGACTATGAAGAGGAAGATGAAGTTTCCTCTGATGGCAATGCTGAAGGGAGGaacaagaaaaaacaaaagagGGATCTGGCAGAGTTACCATCAGAAAACAAAAGGGAGATAGCTCTGACAACTCGTCAACGAGCCCTTCTAAGCAAGGATGCCCCAGAGGCAGGTGCAAGTCAAATTGAGTTCCCAAATGGGTTACCACCAGCTGCACCTCGAA AACAAAAGGAGAAATTAACGGAAGTAGAGCAACAACTGAAGAAGGTGGAGGCTGCTCAGAGGCGTAGATTGCAGAACGAGAAAGCAGCTCGCGAATCAGAG GCAGAGGCGATCAGAAAAATACTCGGTCAAGATTCCAGTaggaagaaaagagaagagaagatgaagaagCGCCAGGAAGAATTGGCACAG GGGAAAGCGACAAATGCTCAAATGCTTACGACAAACACCATTAGGACAGTCATGGGGCCTACCGGGACTACTGTCACATTCCCTCAAGACTTGGGCTTGCCCAGATTTTTTGACTCCAACCCTTGCAG CTACCCACCTCCGAGGGAGAAATGTGCTGGCCCATCTTGTACCAATGCTTACAAGTACCGTGATTCAAAGTCGAAGCTTCCTCTTTGCAGTCTGCAATGCTACAAGGCTGTTAATGAAGAGATGCATACTGAGAAGGCTTGCTGA